The segment AATCCATCCTAATTATCCCCTCTTGAGAGGGGTGGATCCGCCGGAGGCATTTATGCCGCAGGCGGAGACGGGGTGTGTTATCCAATCCGCTTTACACACCCCCAAATCCCCTTTCGAGAGGGGACTTTGAATATTTTCGCCGTCAACAACCAGAGTAGGTCAGGAGCCCTGCGCTCCTGACTATTTTCTTCTACTTTGGGCTCCGGTGGCGCACTCCTTGGGGTGCGGGCCTGTTCCCCGATACTGATATTCATGGGCGGCAGACGCCTTCGAAAGTTTCTGCCGCTCACAAGGCAATAGTAAACCAGGAAACCCACCCGAAGGGTAGGCCATCCAGCCCTTTCATTTCATTTAAAATCTACAACTGGACGACTGGCCAACCCGAATCAATCAGGCCAATTCCAACCTTTCAATTCATAATAACGTTTCCTTGGCGTCGCCTTAATTGGATCAATGCCATGCTTCTTACACCAAGTGATATGGTAAATCAATCCCGATAACGGGAATAATAATGATATAATAATTGCCCAATGGCCAATAAAGAAATACAAGACAATGGTCGCCAATGCAAGAAAAGACCACTTGAATATTTTCTTCAATGGAGAAGTATTGAGCTCGAAGGGAGCAAAGACCGATGTACCTACAAGTTGTATGATAAGAAGAATACCAAGTTCCAGTTCGATACCCATTATTCCTCCCGCGTATTCGAATTTTCCCATGTCTGAAGATAGGAATCACCCGGTGAATGGAGTCATTCACCCGGGACGCCGATCTATGAGTATTTATTTATAACAATAACATACGAAAACCGGATTCCCGCTTTCGCGAGAATGACAGGAAAGGACAACCGAATTCCCGCCTTCGCTGAAATGACACTCCTGTTTGCCGGATTCCCGTTTTCGCAGAAATGACATCATAAATGTATATTATCGACGGGCCATATCCCGCTGGTGTATATACGATGGTGTGCAAATCAAACAGCGGGCGCCCCGGTTTGTTATCGAGTTAATGGTCAAGAGAACGAGATTCCTAACCTGGCATAATGAGTATAATATGCGATGGGGATATCGGCAATCGGTTTCCGGAGGAAATTTTTTCTGATAAGTATTGGTCTCGGTTTTATCCATTTAAAAGTTTTCCACATTTGCGGGCGCGAAACGTCATTAAATCAGGGCGGTAGACCTCTAAAAATGGGGAGGGAGTGTCAATTATTGTCACCGGGGAAATTCTTTAACCCGTTGCCGGGCAAAATAATTCTTGACAAGCAAGCGGTTGGTGCGTATAATTTAATAGAGATTAGCCCCGCTTCAACATGATTATCCTCAACACGCCTGCTATTATAGAGGGGAACACATTTCTTTGTTACTATAAACCAAAACCAAGGAGTAGGACAATGAAACCGATCAAAATTTTTCTGGTCCTGGTGCCGCTGATTATGCTGGTCACCACGGTTCCGGCGAACGGATTTTTCCGCTCGCTGGATATCCAGGTCCACCAGAATTACAACAATGGTGGCGACGACCATCCCTGGGGCGGCGATGAAAGCCCCGATGATATCGAAAATCTCAACAAAACAAGCGACTTCAGTTTTATCAACACCCCGCTGTTTTTCATTGAGATGCTCCGGGTGATCTATATGCCGGATTTCAATTACCAGCCGATTCTTGATGATCGCCAGGCGCGGGATAACGGCCTGCTTCCGGATACCTACAACGATAATAACGGAACCGAATCGGGAAGGAGAGGTAACTGAAGATGAGTCAAATCAACAGCGCTGACATGGAATATCGCAGGAGTTGTCAGAAGTACCTTGAGGATCTGATAGCTCGTCGGGATTTCGCGGCGGCCGGACGTTACTTTGATTCCATTCAAAGTGTCTGGAGCGGCCATTCCGATGTTACCAGCGGTATAATCATGCGTCTCGGCGCCAGGGCATTCGGCTCATCGGAGAACCTTTCCCGGGCACTGACCCTGATCCGAACCGCCATCGCCGTCATTTCCAGGGCGGACGGCGAGACCTCGGAATCGGCGGAGTGCTACATAGTACTGGGTAATATCCTTCGTGATATGGGTAAGTTCCGTGAGGCCGAAAAGGCGTATCGCGATGCAGAATCAATCTTTCGCAGAAACGACAATTTCGCTCGGGCGGGGGTGGCTCTCAACCGCCTGGCGGCGGTGCAATTCCGCAAGGGCGAGTTCGAGGCCGCTTTGAAATGCCTGCTCGAGGCGGTCGAACATGCCAAAAAAGAGGGCGATAACAAAAAGCTGGCCTACATTTTCGGTAATATCGGCCGGGTTTACACGTTGCTGGGCAAACTCAACCAGGCCGAGGAAAATATCCGGTTCAATATCAACCTGTCGTCGGAACTGGGCGACGAGGTGGAACTGGCCCGCGCCTACCTTTCGCTGGGTTATGTGAAAATCCAGAAGGGGCGCTATGATGAAGCCGAAACAGCTTTGAATGAAAGCCGGGAATATGCCTCACGTCGGCATCTGAATAAAGAAATAGTCATCTATCAGACGTATCTGGGCGAGTTGAGGCTCCGGACCGGGCGGCTTGATGAGGCCGAGGAAGCGCTGAACGAGGCAGTCGCGGGCGGAAACCGGATTGCTCCCGGTTCGCTTCTGGCGGCCCGTCCGATGCGGCATCTGGCCGAGCTGTATGTCCGGCAGAATAATATCCGCAAGGCTTTCAAGACGGCCAACCGGGCGTTGGTGATGATGAAGAAGATCGAGGACCAGGTTGAGATCGGGGCTCTCCACAAGATTATCGCCGTCTGCCATGAATGTTTCGACAACACCGACAAAGCGCGGCGATCATTCGGCCGGGCGATAGCGGTGCTTGAGGAATGCCGGGCCCGTTTCGAGCTGGCTGAAAGTCTGGCCGCGGCGGGACAATCGGCGGTCTTCGGCACCAACCAGCAAACCATGTATCTTTGCCGGGCCGAGGAAATTTTCAACACCTGCGGAATTATCAACCGGGCGACCGATATCCAGCGGCTGATTAGCTCTCTGGAAATCACCGGCCTGCCGATATCCGACAAAAAATTCGGATTCGGGGCGACCGAGTCGGGATTCCCAACCCGGAACGAGAAAATGAAACAGGTTGTCTCGCATCTGGGTCATCTTCGGGAAACGGATATCCCGATATTGATCACCGGCGAGACCGGGACCGGGAAGGATTTTCTGGCCCGCTATTTCCATGCGATGGCCCGCCCGGACGGCCCTTATGTGGCAGTCAACTGCGCGGCCGTCCCGGATACACTGATCGAATCGGAGTTGTTCGGTTACCAGAAAGGCGCTTTTACCGGGGCGGAATCGAACCGGCAGGGGCTGTTTCTGGCCGCCAACCACGGAGTTATCCTGCTCGACGAGGTGGGCGAACTTCCGCTGATGGTCCAGGCCAAACTGCTGAGTGTGCTGGAAGCCAGGAAACTCCGGCCGCTGGGAACGGCGAAGGAAATCCCGCTGGATATTATCGTTATCGCCGCCACCAACCGCGATCTGCACGAGATGGCCGAGCGGGGGGATTTCCGCCGCGATCTGTATTACCGGCTGGCGGGAATCACTTTCAGCCTGCCGCCCCTGCGCGAACGTAAGGAAGA is part of the Candidatus Zixiibacteriota bacterium genome and harbors:
- a CDS encoding sigma 54-interacting transcriptional regulator, with translation MSQINSADMEYRRSCQKYLEDLIARRDFAAAGRYFDSIQSVWSGHSDVTSGIIMRLGARAFGSSENLSRALTLIRTAIAVISRADGETSESAECYIVLGNILRDMGKFREAEKAYRDAESIFRRNDNFARAGVALNRLAAVQFRKGEFEAALKCLLEAVEHAKKEGDNKKLAYIFGNIGRVYTLLGKLNQAEENIRFNINLSSELGDEVELARAYLSLGYVKIQKGRYDEAETALNESREYASRRHLNKEIVIYQTYLGELRLRTGRLDEAEEALNEAVAGGNRIAPGSLLAARPMRHLAELYVRQNNIRKAFKTANRALVMMKKIEDQVEIGALHKIIAVCHECFDNTDKARRSFGRAIAVLEECRARFELAESLAAAGQSAVFGTNQQTMYLCRAEEIFNTCGIINRATDIQRLISSLEITGLPISDKKFGFGATESGFPTRNEKMKQVVSHLGHLRETDIPILITGETGTGKDFLARYFHAMARPDGPYVAVNCAAVPDTLIESELFGYQKGAFTGAESNRQGLFLAANHGVILLDEVGELPLMVQAKLLSVLEARKLRPLGTAKEIPLDIIVIAATNRDLHEMAERGDFRRDLYYRLAGITFSLPPLRERKEDIPYLLKLFMQQSGLLAGDGEPEDELVRQFLGYDWPGNIRQMENKVKQLSVMASMAKDGSIVELARSFFETRDEEMTNSLTEKVEQFEKQLLVEALVAARGNKSEAARMLSIHESTFRAKMKRYHLTALAS